From a single Bradyrhizobium sediminis genomic region:
- a CDS encoding TCR/Tet family MFS transporter has protein sequence MRVIGAPLPDAPGRGAAAFIFVTILLDMLALGLIMPILPKLVESFVDNDTASAARIFGVFGTAWALMQFFCSPILGGLSDRFGRRPVILLSNFGLALDYVLMALAPSLIWLFVGRVISGITSASVSTAFAYIADVTPPERRAAVFGKIGAAFGAGFILGPALGGLLGGIDPRLPFWAAAGLSFANTLYGFLILPESLPRDRRAPFRWKSANPVGALHLLRSDRVLAGLSVANFFAQTAHVVLPSTYVLYATYRYGWDTTTVGLTLAMVGLCAMIVQGLGIGPIVSRLGERRALMLGLCCGALGFLIFALAPTGRLSWLGIPVMALWGVSGAAIQALTTQLVAPDRQGQLQGATSSVQSVAQLVGPFLFTLTFAYFIGAKAPLQLPGAPFLLASALLLLALLIAARTLAGARVR, from the coding sequence ATGCGCGTGATCGGAGCGCCATTGCCAGACGCACCGGGCCGCGGTGCGGCGGCATTCATCTTCGTCACCATCCTGCTCGACATGCTGGCGCTCGGCCTGATCATGCCGATCCTGCCCAAGCTGGTAGAAAGCTTCGTCGATAACGACACCGCGAGCGCGGCGCGGATCTTCGGCGTGTTCGGCACCGCATGGGCGCTGATGCAGTTCTTCTGCTCGCCGATCCTCGGCGGCCTGTCGGACCGGTTCGGCCGGCGGCCGGTCATCCTGCTGTCGAATTTCGGGCTGGCGCTCGATTACGTCCTTATGGCGCTGGCGCCGTCGCTGATCTGGCTGTTCGTCGGCCGGGTGATCTCGGGCATCACGTCGGCCAGCGTCTCGACGGCCTTCGCCTACATCGCGGATGTGACGCCGCCGGAACGGCGCGCGGCGGTGTTCGGCAAGATCGGTGCGGCATTCGGCGCCGGTTTCATTCTCGGTCCTGCGCTCGGCGGGCTGCTCGGCGGCATCGATCCGCGGCTGCCGTTCTGGGCGGCGGCGGGCTTGAGTTTTGCCAACACGCTTTATGGCTTCCTGATCCTGCCGGAATCGCTGCCGCGCGATCGCCGCGCGCCGTTTCGCTGGAAGAGCGCAAACCCGGTGGGTGCATTGCATCTCTTGCGCTCCGACCGGGTGCTCGCGGGACTGTCGGTGGCCAATTTCTTTGCGCAGACCGCGCATGTGGTGCTGCCGTCGACCTATGTGCTCTATGCAACCTATCGTTACGGTTGGGACACCACGACCGTCGGCCTGACGCTGGCGATGGTCGGCCTCTGCGCCATGATCGTGCAGGGCCTCGGCATCGGGCCGATCGTGTCGCGTCTCGGCGAACGGCGCGCGCTGATGCTCGGGCTTTGCTGCGGCGCTCTCGGCTTCCTGATTTTCGCGCTGGCGCCGACCGGCCGCTTGTCCTGGCTCGGCATTCCCGTGATGGCATTGTGGGGGGTGTCGGGCGCGGCGATCCAGGCGCTGACGACGCAGCTGGTGGCGCCCGACCGACAGGGCCAGTTGCAGGGCGCGACATCGAGCGTGCAGAGCGTGGCCCAGCTGGTGGGACCGTTCCTGTTCACGCTGACCTTTGCCTATTTCATCGGCGCGAAGGCCCCGCTGCAATTGCCGGGGGCGCCGTTCCTCTTGGCCTCGGCGCTGTTGCTGCTGGCGCTTCTGATCGCGGCGCGCACGCTGGCGGGCGCGCGGGTCCGCTAG
- a CDS encoding tetratricopeptide repeat protein, whose amino-acid sequence MQRVWRNVWIGIAVATAIAWAAPVAAQTSRDYDWCLGKRDASDDQKIAGCTSIIKGRRETRPNLAISYNNRGLAYQHKGAIDRAIEDFDEAIRLDPPRRATPLSNRSIAYRDRGDYDRAIEDIDQAIKLRPGHADYYFNRGILYSDKDDYDLAIQDYDEAIRLNPRKSNYFNNRGLAYADKGDADRAIQDYDEAIRLNPKESNAWHNRGSLHRNQGDYSHAIHDYSEAIRLDPGDSAHFYDRGRAYLSSREFDRAISDFDQSIKLDPDYSFGFFYRGWAYKGRGDHDRARQDYESAIRLKPNIVSYYIGEGKKHTNNGFRDKRQFDLAIEDYDGAIELDPTSATAYLNRAIAYLHKEGVDRAFQDYDKAIALDPKSADAWQGRGAMYRNKQQYGRAIEDYDQALAILAAQPADDTAVVIAKVSILGDRCYARSMLGQLEAALADCGEAFQLKPASGPRHNRAAVYLKLGKFDDAIVDYNVLLQSMPRDASSIYGRGLGKLKKGDHAGGNADIGAAKAIWPNVAGAFAAWYGIGEEPYSRPLAETASPASTTPAAGGPAREAQPPVAAKAPATPAVPYSKSPAAAAAWQERDWCEGKDIVAPDLKIGGCTAVIQSGRATVDLLAEAFKNRGTAYADKRDYVTAILDFSQAIHLKPEHADFFINRGYIYHQSQDYDRAIADFDAVLKIKPKSASSLYGRGLAKLKAGDSSGGNADIAAAKEIEPDIAKQMIRYAVPQP is encoded by the coding sequence ATGCAACGGGTTTGGCGGAACGTGTGGATCGGCATCGCGGTGGCGACGGCCATTGCATGGGCCGCACCGGTGGCAGCGCAAACTTCAAGGGATTATGATTGGTGTCTTGGCAAGCGAGACGCGTCGGACGACCAGAAAATCGCAGGATGCACGTCGATCATCAAGGGCCGGCGAGAAACGCGACCGAATCTCGCCATTTCCTATAACAATCGCGGCCTAGCTTACCAGCACAAGGGCGCCATCGACCGCGCCATCGAGGACTTCGACGAGGCGATCCGGCTTGATCCTCCGCGCAGGGCGACGCCACTAAGCAACCGCTCCATCGCGTACCGAGATCGAGGTGACTACGACCGCGCCATCGAAGATATCGATCAAGCGATCAAATTGCGGCCGGGACACGCCGACTACTATTTTAACCGCGGCATCCTTTACTCAGATAAGGACGACTACGACCTTGCCATCCAGGACTACGATGAAGCGATCCGGCTCAATCCGAGGAAATCAAACTATTTTAACAACCGCGGCTTGGCTTACGCCGACAAAGGCGACGCCGACCGCGCCATCCAGGACTACGATGAGGCGATCCGGCTCAATCCGAAAGAAAGCAATGCTTGGCACAATCGCGGTTCGCTCCATAGGAACCAAGGCGACTATAGCCATGCCATCCATGACTATAGCGAAGCCATCCGTCTCGACCCCGGCGACTCAGCTCACTTCTATGATCGCGGTCGCGCCTATCTGAGCAGCCGGGAGTTCGACCGCGCCATTTCCGACTTCGACCAGTCGATCAAACTCGATCCCGATTACAGTTTCGGCTTCTTCTATCGCGGCTGGGCGTACAAGGGCCGGGGCGATCACGACCGCGCCCGTCAGGACTATGAAAGTGCTATCCGGCTCAAGCCCAACATCGTCAGCTATTACATCGGTGAGGGAAAGAAACACACGAACAACGGCTTCCGCGACAAGCGCCAGTTCGACCTCGCCATCGAGGATTACGACGGGGCGATCGAACTCGATCCCACCTCCGCTACGGCCTACCTCAATCGCGCCATTGCCTACCTGCACAAGGAAGGCGTCGACCGCGCCTTCCAGGACTATGACAAGGCGATCGCGCTCGATCCCAAGTCTGCCGACGCCTGGCAAGGCCGCGGCGCCATGTACCGCAACAAACAACAATATGGCCGCGCCATCGAGGACTATGACCAGGCGCTTGCCATCCTCGCCGCGCAACCCGCAGACGACACGGCGGTCGTCATCGCGAAAGTCTCCATCCTGGGTGATCGCTGCTATGCCCGCAGCATGCTGGGCCAGTTGGAGGCCGCGCTGGCGGACTGCGGCGAGGCCTTCCAATTGAAGCCTGCTTCGGGCCCTCGTCACAACCGCGCCGCGGTCTACCTGAAGCTCGGCAAATTCGATGATGCCATCGTCGATTACAACGTCCTCCTGCAGAGCATGCCGAGAGACGCGAGTTCGATTTACGGGCGCGGCCTCGGCAAGCTAAAAAAGGGCGATCACGCCGGCGGCAACGCCGACATCGGGGCGGCGAAGGCCATCTGGCCGAATGTCGCCGGCGCCTTTGCCGCCTGGTATGGCATTGGCGAGGAACCTTATTCACGTCCGTTGGCCGAAACGGCGTCGCCTGCCTCCACTACACCGGCGGCCGGAGGTCCAGCGCGGGAAGCACAGCCGCCCGTCGCCGCCAAGGCGCCGGCAACGCCCGCCGTTCCGTATTCGAAATCTCCGGCTGCCGCCGCGGCATGGCAAGAACGGGACTGGTGCGAGGGCAAGGACATCGTCGCGCCCGATCTGAAAATCGGCGGCTGCACGGCGGTGATCCAATCCGGTCGCGCGACGGTAGATCTGCTCGCAGAAGCCTTCAAGAACCGGGGCACGGCATACGCCGACAAGCGTGATTACGTCACCGCCATCCTCGATTTCAGCCAGGCGATCCATCTCAAGCCTGAACACGCCGACTTTTTCATTAACCGGGGATATATCTACCACCAGAGCCAGGACTACGACCGTGCCATCGCTGATTTTGATGCGGTGCTGAAGATCAAGCCAAAGAGCGCCAGCTCCCTGTACGGGCGCGGCCTCGCGAAGCTGAAGGCGGGCGACAGCAGCGGCGGCAATGCCGACATCGCGGCGGCGAAGGAGATCGAGCCCGACATCGCCAAACAAATGATACGTTACGCCGTGCCGCAGCCCTAG